In Phacochoerus africanus isolate WHEZ1 chromosome 16, ROS_Pafr_v1, whole genome shotgun sequence, one genomic interval encodes:
- the PGAM2 gene encoding phosphoglycerate mutase 2 isoform X5 — MATHRLVMVRHGESTWNQENRFCGWFDAELSEKGAEEAKRGAHAIKDAKMEFDICYTSVLKRAIRTLWTILDGTDQMWLPVVRTWRLNERHYGGLTGLNKAETAAKHGEEQVKIWRRSFDIPPPPMDEKHPYYSSISKERRYAGLKPGELPTCESLKDTIARALPFWNDEIAPQIKAGKRVLIAAHGNSLRGIVKHLEGMSDQAIMELNLPTGIPIVYELDQALKPTKPMRFLGDEETVRKAMEAVAAQGKAK, encoded by the exons ATGGCCACCCACCGCCTCGTGATGGTTCGGCACGGAGAGAGCACCTGGAACCAGGAGAACCGCTTCTGCGGCTGGTTTGACGCGGAGCTGAGCGAGAAGGGGGCCGAGGAGGCCAAGAGGGGGGCCCATGCCATCAAGGACGCAAAGATGGAATTTGACATCTGCTACACGTCGGTGCTGAAGCGGGCCATACGCACCCTCTGGACCATCCTGGACGGAACGGACCAGATGTGGCTGCCCGTGGTGCGCACCTGGCGCCTCAACGAGCGGCACTACGGGGGGCTCACCGGCCTCAACAAGGCGGAGACGGCCGCCAAGCACGGGGAGGAGCAGGTGAAGATCTGGAGGCGCTCCTTCGACATCCCACCGCCCCCCATGGATGAGAAGCACCCCTACTACAGCTCCATCAGCAAG GAGCGGCGGTACGCAGGCCTGAAGCCCGGGGAACTGCCCACGTGTGAGAGCCTCAAGGACACCATTGCCCGGGCCCTGCCCTTCTGGAATGATGAGATCGCGCCCCAGATCAAGGCAGGCAAGAGAGTGCTCATCGCAGCCCACGGGAACAGCCTGCGGGGCATCGTCAAGCATCTGGAAG GGATGTCAGACCAGGCCATCATGGAGCTGAACCTGCCCACAGGGATCCCCATCGTGTACGAGCTGGACCAGGCGCTGAAGCCCACCAAGCCCATGCGCTTCCTGGGCGACGAGGAGACGGTGCGCAAGGCCATGGAGGCCGTGGCCGCCCAGGGCAAGGCCAAGTGA
- the DBNL gene encoding drebrin-like protein isoform X2, protein MAVNLSRNGPALQDAYMRVVDEKSPTDWALFTYEGNSNDIRVAGTGEGGLEEMAEELNSGKVMYAFCRVKDPNSGLPKFVLINWTGEGVNDVRKGACANHVSTMAGFLKGAHVTINARAEEDVEPECIMQKVARASGANYAFHKESGRFQDTGPQAPVGSVYQKTNAVSEIKRVGKDSFWAKAEKEEENRRLEEKRRAEEERRRLEQERRERELREAALREQRYQEQGEAAQRKFEQHEVASRNRQEQEPACQLPAHPREIFKQKERAMSTTSIPSPQPGKLRSPFLQKQLTQPETSLSRESAPAASRPAADLHEEPVPSAPPCPVQVEEEEEAVYEEPPEQETLYEEPPMVQLQEASSAHVDHYPGLSGKGLCARALYDYQAADETEISFDPENLITGIEVIDEGWWRGYGPDGHFGMFPANYVELIE, encoded by the exons ATGGCTGTGAACCTGAGCCGGAATGGGCCGGCGCTGCAGGACGCCTACATGCGAGTGGTCGACGAGAAGTCCCCGACCGACTG GGCCCTCTTTACCTACGAAGGCAACAGCAATGACATTCGTGTGGCCGGCACCGGTG AGGGGGGCCTGGAGGAGATGGCAGAGGAGCTCAACAGCGGGAAGGTCATGTACGCCTTCTGCAGGGTGAAGGACCCCAACTCCGGCCTGCCCAAGTTCGTCCTCATCAACTGG ACGGGCGAGGGTGTGAATGACGTGCGGAAGGGAGCTTGCGCCAACCACGTCAGCACCATGGCCGGCTTCCTGAAG GGGGCCCACGTGACCATCAACGCCAGGGCCGAGGAGGACGTGGAGCCCGAGTGCATCATGCAGAAGGTGGCCAGGGCCTCGGGCGCCAACTACGCCTTCCACAAGGAGAGTGGCCGATTCCAGGACACCGGCCCCCAGGCCCCAGTG GGCTCCGTGTACCAGAAGACCAATGCTGTGTCTGAGATCAAGAGGGTTGGCAAGGACAGCTTCTGGGCCAAAGCAGAG aaggaggaggagaaccGCAGGCTGGAGGAGAAGCGGCGGGCGGAGGAGGAGCGGCGGCGGCTGGAGCAGGAGCGCCGGGAGCGGGAGCTGCGCGAGGCTGCCCTCCGGGAGCAGCGCTACCAGGAGCAGGGCGAGGCTGCCCAGAG gaagtTTGAGCAGCATGAAGTGGCTTCGAGAAACCGCCAGGAGCAG GAGCCTGCCTGTCAGCTGCCAGCACACCCACGGGAGATTTTCAAGCAGAAGGAGAGGGCCATGTCCACCACCTCtatccccagcccccagccag GCAAGCTGAGGAGCCCCTTCCTGCAGAAGCAGCTCACCCAGCCCGAGACCTCCCTCAGCAGAGAGTCAGCCCCTGCCGCCTCAAGGCCCGCGGCAG ATCTCCACGAGGAGCCGGTGCCCAGCGCCCCTCCGTGTCCTgtgcaggtggaggaggaggaggaggctgtgtacgaggagcccccagagcaggaGACCCTCTACGAGGAGCCTCCAATG GTGCAGCTGCAAGAGGCCAGTTCGGCACACGTTGACCACTACCCGGGGCTGAGTGGCAAAGGGCTCTGTGCCCGGGCCCTGTACGACTACCAGGCAG CCGACGAGACCGAGATCTCCTTTGACCCTGAGAACCTCATCACGGGCATTGAAGTGATTGACGAAGGCTGGTGGCGCGGCTACGGGCCCGACGGCCACTTTGGCATGTTTCCTGCCAACTACGTGGAGCTCATTGAGTAA
- the DBNL gene encoding drebrin-like protein isoform X1 has product MAVNLSRNGPALQDAYMRVVDEKSPTDWALFTYEGNSNDIRVAGTGEGGLEEMAEELNSGKVMYAFCRVKDPNSGLPKFVLINWTGEGVNDVRKGACANHVSTMAGFLKGAHVTINARAEEDVEPECIMQKVARASGANYAFHKESGRFQDTGPQAPVGSVYQKTNAVSEIKRVGKDSFWAKAEKEEENRRLEEKRRAEEERRRLEQERRERELREAALREQRYQEQGEAAQSRKFEQHEVASRNRQEQEPACQLPAHPREIFKQKERAMSTTSIPSPQPGKLRSPFLQKQLTQPETSLSRESAPAASRPAADLHEEPVPSAPPCPVQVEEEEEAVYEEPPEQETLYEEPPMVQLQEASSAHVDHYPGLSGKGLCARALYDYQAADETEISFDPENLITGIEVIDEGWWRGYGPDGHFGMFPANYVELIE; this is encoded by the exons ATGGCTGTGAACCTGAGCCGGAATGGGCCGGCGCTGCAGGACGCCTACATGCGAGTGGTCGACGAGAAGTCCCCGACCGACTG GGCCCTCTTTACCTACGAAGGCAACAGCAATGACATTCGTGTGGCCGGCACCGGTG AGGGGGGCCTGGAGGAGATGGCAGAGGAGCTCAACAGCGGGAAGGTCATGTACGCCTTCTGCAGGGTGAAGGACCCCAACTCCGGCCTGCCCAAGTTCGTCCTCATCAACTGG ACGGGCGAGGGTGTGAATGACGTGCGGAAGGGAGCTTGCGCCAACCACGTCAGCACCATGGCCGGCTTCCTGAAG GGGGCCCACGTGACCATCAACGCCAGGGCCGAGGAGGACGTGGAGCCCGAGTGCATCATGCAGAAGGTGGCCAGGGCCTCGGGCGCCAACTACGCCTTCCACAAGGAGAGTGGCCGATTCCAGGACACCGGCCCCCAGGCCCCAGTG GGCTCCGTGTACCAGAAGACCAATGCTGTGTCTGAGATCAAGAGGGTTGGCAAGGACAGCTTCTGGGCCAAAGCAGAG aaggaggaggagaaccGCAGGCTGGAGGAGAAGCGGCGGGCGGAGGAGGAGCGGCGGCGGCTGGAGCAGGAGCGCCGGGAGCGGGAGCTGCGCGAGGCTGCCCTCCGGGAGCAGCGCTACCAGGAGCAGGGCGAGGCTGCCCAGAG caggaagtTTGAGCAGCATGAAGTGGCTTCGAGAAACCGCCAGGAGCAG GAGCCTGCCTGTCAGCTGCCAGCACACCCACGGGAGATTTTCAAGCAGAAGGAGAGGGCCATGTCCACCACCTCtatccccagcccccagccag GCAAGCTGAGGAGCCCCTTCCTGCAGAAGCAGCTCACCCAGCCCGAGACCTCCCTCAGCAGAGAGTCAGCCCCTGCCGCCTCAAGGCCCGCGGCAG ATCTCCACGAGGAGCCGGTGCCCAGCGCCCCTCCGTGTCCTgtgcaggtggaggaggaggaggaggctgtgtacgaggagcccccagagcaggaGACCCTCTACGAGGAGCCTCCAATG GTGCAGCTGCAAGAGGCCAGTTCGGCACACGTTGACCACTACCCGGGGCTGAGTGGCAAAGGGCTCTGTGCCCGGGCCCTGTACGACTACCAGGCAG CCGACGAGACCGAGATCTCCTTTGACCCTGAGAACCTCATCACGGGCATTGAAGTGATTGACGAAGGCTGGTGGCGCGGCTACGGGCCCGACGGCCACTTTGGCATGTTTCCTGCCAACTACGTGGAGCTCATTGAGTAA